From Nitrospirota bacterium, the proteins below share one genomic window:
- a CDS encoding Do family serine endopeptidase → MEIRSASVRLFVSVWSVLVLSLPWAAPAAGAPAPPTESGGLRLLEEFQSVITDLAERVKPSVVNILPVQGPGRSKDAPRERQPNSPGTGSGVIVDPHGYIMTNNHVVGDAGEVEVRLSDKTKFVAQVVGKDPDTDLAVLKVATDRTLPAAAFGDSASVKVGQWVLAVGNPFGLDRTVTLGVVSGIGRENMNLSRYENFIQTDASINPGNSGGPLFNIRGEVVGINTAIINFAQGIGFAIPSNMAKQVYQQLVSRGKVIRGWLGVGIQPVTAELASKFGGTEGEGVLVNEVFENDPAARAGIKPGDIITKVDGKLVDTPNALSRLIAQLEPGATASVEVIRDSQRLTLSVSLAERRENPVVASLPPASRSEVKLGLDVQDLTAELAEKFKLKDTKGVLITKVDRGSIAEAEGLREGDLIKEVNRIEVATVNEFTEQVKRVKRGETVLLRVLREARAFYVVLKPSEK, encoded by the coding sequence ATGGAGATTCGATCCGCATCGGTCCGCCTGTTCGTCTCGGTCTGGTCCGTCCTCGTCCTGTCCCTGCCCTGGGCCGCACCCGCGGCCGGCGCGCCGGCGCCGCCGACCGAGAGCGGCGGCCTCCGCCTGCTCGAGGAGTTCCAGAGCGTCATCACGGATCTCGCCGAGCGGGTGAAGCCGTCGGTCGTCAACATCCTCCCCGTCCAGGGTCCGGGCCGGTCGAAGGACGCCCCGCGCGAGCGCCAGCCGAATTCCCCGGGGACCGGCTCGGGCGTCATCGTCGATCCGCACGGGTACATCATGACGAACAACCACGTGGTGGGCGACGCCGGCGAAGTGGAAGTCCGCCTCTCGGACAAGACCAAGTTCGTCGCGCAGGTGGTCGGCAAGGACCCGGACACGGACCTCGCGGTCCTGAAGGTCGCCACCGACCGGACCCTCCCCGCCGCCGCGTTCGGCGATTCGGCCTCCGTGAAGGTCGGCCAGTGGGTGCTGGCGGTGGGCAACCCGTTCGGCCTGGACCGGACCGTGACGCTGGGAGTCGTGAGCGGGATCGGGCGGGAGAACATGAACCTCTCCCGCTACGAGAATTTCATCCAGACGGACGCCTCCATCAATCCCGGCAACTCGGGCGGGCCGCTGTTCAACATCCGCGGCGAGGTCGTCGGGATCAACACGGCGATCATCAACTTCGCCCAGGGCATCGGCTTCGCGATCCCGTCGAACATGGCCAAGCAGGTCTATCAGCAACTGGTGTCGCGCGGCAAGGTGATCCGCGGCTGGCTGGGGGTCGGGATTCAGCCGGTGACGGCGGAGCTGGCCAGCAAGTTCGGAGGGACCGAGGGCGAAGGGGTGCTGGTCAACGAGGTGTTCGAGAACGATCCGGCGGCCCGGGCCGGGATCAAGCCGGGCGACATCATCACGAAGGTGGACGGGAAGCTGGTGGACACGCCCAACGCCCTGTCCCGGCTGATCGCCCAGCTCGAGCCGGGGGCGACCGCGTCGGTCGAGGTGATCCGAGACAGCCAGCGCCTGACCCTGTCGGTTTCCCTGGCCGAGCGGCGCGAGAACCCGGTGGTCGCCTCGCTCCCCCCGGCCTCCCGCTCGGAGGTCAAGCTGGGCCTGGACGTCCAGGACCTGACGGCGGAGCTGGCGGAGAAGTTCAAGCTGAAGGACACGAAGGGGGTCCTGATCACGAAGGTGGACCGGGGGAGCATCGCGGAGGCCGAAGGGCTGCGGGAGGGCGACCTCATCAAGGAGGTCAACCGGATCGAGGTCGCGACGGTGAACGAGTTCACCGAGCAGGTGAAGCGGGTCAAGCGCGGCGAGACGGTGCTGCTGCGGGTGCTGCGGGAGGCCCGCGCCTTCTACGTGGTGCTGAAACCCAGCGAGAAGTAA
- a CDS encoding TrkA C-terminal domain-containing protein → MAAEFLQRVRKELTLTLTGLHESVLAVSERVNRKVQTLKLHWKAATISRQIDDLHREAGTVLADRLAPDVTPAQADQDPSPTLAAASSRLRLLKGELAQVEALIRELEAESLQEELLLLQRDLFTRSATIERIAVPQGSPVVGQPAGHLGLPPDVRLVAVLRGPALLTAAESVVLRTGDIVVLLGPRGEMPAARSLFSEKQRIRA, encoded by the coding sequence ATGGCTGCCGAATTCCTCCAGCGCGTCCGCAAGGAGCTGACCCTCACCCTCACGGGGCTCCACGAGTCTGTCCTGGCTGTCTCGGAGCGGGTCAACCGCAAGGTGCAGACCTTGAAGCTCCACTGGAAGGCCGCAACGATCAGCCGGCAGATTGACGACCTGCACCGTGAAGCCGGCACCGTCCTGGCCGACCGGCTGGCCCCGGACGTGACGCCGGCCCAAGCCGACCAGGACCCGTCCCCGACGCTGGCTGCGGCGTCCTCGCGGCTCCGGCTCCTCAAGGGCGAGTTGGCACAGGTCGAGGCCCTGATCCGGGAACTGGAAGCCGAAAGCCTCCAGGAGGAGCTCCTCCTGCTGCAACGGGACCTCTTCACCCGGTCGGCCACCATTGAGCGGATCGCCGTGCCGCAAGGTTCGCCGGTCGTCGGCCAGCCGGCCGGGCACCTGGGCTTGCCGCCGGACGTCCGTCTGGTGGCCGTGCTGCGGGGGCCGGCCCTGCTCACGGCGGCCGAGAGCGTCGTCCTCCGAACCGGCGACATCGTCGTCCTGCTCGGGCCGCGCGGCGAGATGCCGGCCGCCCGGTCCCTGTTTTCCGAGAAACAGCGTATCCGAGCCTGA
- a CDS encoding type II toxin-antitoxin system Phd/YefM family antitoxin, producing the protein MTEAKNKLLGLIRGLKSRQEIVVITRDGGPAAVLLSMDQFEGFMETIEILSNQKTMRALRRAMKQAKAGKWISHEAVFGHKSAWRLFFVSRASYFSLGFSTT; encoded by the coding sequence GTGACGGAAGCGAAAAACAAGCTGCTGGGGCTGATTCGCGGTCTGAAGTCGCGTCAGGAGATTGTCGTGATCACTCGTGACGGGGGGCCGGCTGCCGTGTTGCTGAGCATGGATCAGTTCGAGGGGTTCATGGAGACGATCGAAATCCTGAGCAATCAGAAAACCATGCGGGCCCTACGGCGTGCGATGAAACAGGCCAAAGCGGGGAAATGGATTTCTCATGAGGCGGTGTTCGGTCACAAGAGTGCGTGGCGGCTCTTTTTCGTCAGCCGCGCTTCTTACTTCTCGCTGGGTTTCAGCACCACGTAG